A genomic window from Erpetoichthys calabaricus chromosome 17, fErpCal1.3, whole genome shotgun sequence includes:
- the alkbh7 gene encoding alpha-ketoglutarate-dependent dioxygenase alkB homolog 7, mitochondrial codes for MRFWFLRCLNTPCFTALPCMLGEATALAARVARSFTSTQTANRRGIAVGGAEVQEDFISEEEERTLLEELEPVLKRKHYEYDHWDDAIHGYRETERSQWNEKNSRVLQRVRDVAFPLGAKQLHLVHVLDLHRKGYIKAHVDSVKFCGSTIAGICLLSSSVMRLISEKNPTDVVDLLLPRRCLYILRDEARYNYTHEILKDEESYFNDVKINRDRRISVICRNLSEDHAE; via the exons ATGAGATTTTGGTTTCTACGATGTTTGAACACACCATGTTTCACAGCTTTGCCCTGTATGCTTGGCGAAGCGACGGCACTCGCGGCGCGTGTTGCCCGGTCTTTTACGAGCACGCAAACGGCGAACCGGCGGGGCATTGCGGTCGGCGGCGCAGAAGTCCAAGAGGATTTCATCAGCGAAGAGGAAGAGCGGACTCTGCTGGAGGAGCTGGAGCCGGTTTTGAAGAGAAAGCACTACGAGTACGACCACTGGGACGAC GCCATCCATGGGTACAGGGAAACTGAGCGGTCCCAATGGAATGAGAAGAATTCCAGGGTCCTCCAGAGAGTTCGAGATGTGGCCTTCCCTCTAGGGGCCAAACAGCTGCACCTAGTACACGTCTTAGACCTGCACAGGAAAGGCTACATTAAGGCCCATGTGGACAGTGTTAAG TTCTGTGGCAGCACAATTGCAGGCATCTGCCTCCTGTCTTCCAGTGTGATGCGCCTGATCAGCGAAAAAAACCCAACTGACGTGGTGGACTTGCTGCTGCCAAGACGCTGTCTCTACATTCTCAG GGATGAGGCTCGTTACAACTATACTCACGAGATTCTGAAGGACGAGGAGTCATATTTCAATGATGTAAAGATTAATCGTGATCGTCGAATATCTGTCATCTGTCGCAACCTTTCAGAAGATCATGCAGAGTGA